The following proteins come from a genomic window of Hydractinia symbiolongicarpus strain clone_291-10 chromosome 2, HSymV2.1, whole genome shotgun sequence:
- the LOC130629853 gene encoding uncharacterized protein LOC130629853 isoform X2 produces MSKETQQIVVVFVALFSACSFSTYVASLIGGRWYSCRSDEHSARFDIIFSLWSYCQINKQNTYDCSSIDDAEQFKEVLLDFWIMRVLGVTIAVCAGAAFLLALTHCVMQSRKITRKITIMQVCFAIATVVLGMANVIYSTTRGQDIVGIETKFTFGWSCVIGWIGTIVSLLSCLLTIALMFIFLDNVTEHTFQVREELNMDTLSISSETLERLANAEESVNNAAVISNDIALQEISIEIDSNVTENKQSISLSDISDGENVREDTTKGEQKTINQIYKRSKNIATLKTIDEETETSLDSNEHIDNPRSPESGKIRD; encoded by the exons ATGTCGAAGGAAACGCAACAAATCGTCGTTGTATTCGTCGCTTTGTTTTCGGCATGTTCCTTCTCTACATATGTTGCAAGTCTCATTGGTGGACGTTGGTATTCGTGTCGCTCGGACGAACATTCTGCGAGATTTGATATCATATTTAGTTTGTGGTCATATTGTcagataaataaacaaaatacgtaTGATTGCTCCTCCATCGATGATGCTGAACAGTTTAAAGAAGTTCTGCTAG atTTTTGGATCATGCGTGTTCTTGGTGTTACTATAGCAGTATGTGCTGGCGCAGCGTTTCTACTAGCACTTACCCATTGCGTTATGCAGAGTAGAAAGATTACAAGGAAGATCACTATCATGCAAGTGTGTTTCGCCATTGCAACAG TTGTTCTTGGTATGGCGAACGTAATTTATTCCACAACACGCGGTCAAGATATCGTTGGCATAGAAACCAAATTCACATTTGGATGGAGCTGTGTGATTGGTTGGATTGGcacaattgtttcattgttaagttGTTTATTGACTATTGCCCTCATGTTTATCTTTCTTGACAATGTAACAGAGCATACATTTCAAGTCAGGGAAGAACTAAATATGGACACACTGTCCATATCATCTGAAACACTAGAAAGATTAGCAAACGCTGAAGAGAGTGTGAACAATGCTGCGGTTATATCGAATGATATCGCCTTGCAGGAAATTAGTATTGAAATAGATAGTAATGTTACTGAAAATAAGCAATCTATATCCTTAAGTGATATTTCGGATGGTGAAAATGTCCGGGAAGACACTACGAAAGGTGAACAGAAAACaataaatcaaatttacaaaagaagtaaaaatatAGCTACATTAAAAACTATTGACGAAGAGACGGAAACGTCATTAGATTCAAATGAACACATTGACAATCCTCGAAGTCCTGAATCCGGAAAGATTAGAGATtaa
- the LOC130629853 gene encoding uncharacterized protein LOC130629853 isoform X1, whose amino-acid sequence MIMNNSFFLLVVKNMSKETQQIVVVFVALFSACSFSTYVASLIGGRWYSCRSDEHSARFDIIFSLWSYCQINKQNTYDCSSIDDAEQFKEVLLDFWIMRVLGVTIAVCAGAAFLLALTHCVMQSRKITRKITIMQVCFAIATVVLGMANVIYSTTRGQDIVGIETKFTFGWSCVIGWIGTIVSLLSCLLTIALMFIFLDNVTEHTFQVREELNMDTLSISSETLERLANAEESVNNAAVISNDIALQEISIEIDSNVTENKQSISLSDISDGENVREDTTKGEQKTINQIYKRSKNIATLKTIDEETETSLDSNEHIDNPRSPESGKIRD is encoded by the exons ATGATAATGAATAATTCCTTTTTTCTTCTTGTAGTTAAAAATATGTCGAAGGAAACGCAACAAATCGTCGTTGTATTCGTCGCTTTGTTTTCGGCATGTTCCTTCTCTACATATGTTGCAAGTCTCATTGGTGGACGTTGGTATTCGTGTCGCTCGGACGAACATTCTGCGAGATTTGATATCATATTTAGTTTGTGGTCATATTGTcagataaataaacaaaatacgtaTGATTGCTCCTCCATCGATGATGCTGAACAGTTTAAAGAAGTTCTGCTAG atTTTTGGATCATGCGTGTTCTTGGTGTTACTATAGCAGTATGTGCTGGCGCAGCGTTTCTACTAGCACTTACCCATTGCGTTATGCAGAGTAGAAAGATTACAAGGAAGATCACTATCATGCAAGTGTGTTTCGCCATTGCAACAG TTGTTCTTGGTATGGCGAACGTAATTTATTCCACAACACGCGGTCAAGATATCGTTGGCATAGAAACCAAATTCACATTTGGATGGAGCTGTGTGATTGGTTGGATTGGcacaattgtttcattgttaagttGTTTATTGACTATTGCCCTCATGTTTATCTTTCTTGACAATGTAACAGAGCATACATTTCAAGTCAGGGAAGAACTAAATATGGACACACTGTCCATATCATCTGAAACACTAGAAAGATTAGCAAACGCTGAAGAGAGTGTGAACAATGCTGCGGTTATATCGAATGATATCGCCTTGCAGGAAATTAGTATTGAAATAGATAGTAATGTTACTGAAAATAAGCAATCTATATCCTTAAGTGATATTTCGGATGGTGAAAATGTCCGGGAAGACACTACGAAAGGTGAACAGAAAACaataaatcaaatttacaaaagaagtaaaaatatAGCTACATTAAAAACTATTGACGAAGAGACGGAAACGTCATTAGATTCAAATGAACACATTGACAATCCTCGAAGTCCTGAATCCGGAAAGATTAGAGATtaa